Genomic window (Verrucomicrobiia bacterium):
GCCCACTGTGGTGGCGTAAGCACCCCAAGCAAGGGCTGGGACACCCTCCAAGCCCGTTAGTCAGGAATTGCGGTAGGTGCTGCTGCGCAGCCAGACCAGAGGCCCACATTCGCTTGTTGGGCCTCTTTTTGTGCCTGCCTGAATGCTGCCTGGAATACGTAAGGGCGGTCATAGGTGTACTCCTGGGCGTAACCTTCACGGATCAACTTCTCGTTCACAAAGGTGCCATCCAATAAGTAGATGTACCGAAGGAGGCGCCCGTACCTGTCCATGTCCTGTTGGCTCTCGTCAGAGGACATTCTGATTTCTTTGTCCTGGAGAATACCCGTTGCGAACAGGGAGGCTTCCTTCCCAAAACACTGCACCGGCTTACGTGGGTCCACGCTTTCCGGCGTGTTGATACCGATCAGGCGCACCACCTTCTCCTCTCCCTCGCGCTCGATGCGGACCGTATCGCCATCCACAACCCGCATCACCCGCGCTTGCTCGGTTGCCTCTGCAGGCACCACTGAGAGGGTGGTAGGCAAGGGCTCGGGAGTAGGAGACGGCGTGAGAGGCGCAGGGCGCACAGCAAACTGCGGGGCAATGCCAAAAGCAATCGCCACAAGGAACAGGGAAACAATAGAAAAGCGGATGATGAAGCTGACGTAACGGTTTTGCATAGCCCCAGTGTAACCAAATAACCTCCAGTAGCCCAACTTATTTTGCTAGCCACTTGACGTCCAGATTGAAGAGGAGAACAATTAAGGTAGTTAACCAGTAACTACCTAACTCACGTAGGAAAAGTTATGCACAAGAAACTCGCAATGATCTTTGGGGCGATATTTACCCTCGTTGGTATCCTCGGATTCATCCCTGGCGTTACCAATGACAATATGTTGCTCGGGATCTTCCATGTGGACACCCTCCACAACCTGTTCCACCTTGTAACCGGTCTTATTGGCCTCTACCTTGGCACATCCAGCGAAGGCGGCTCAAAGAGCTGGTTCCAGATCTTTGGTATCATCTACGCACTCCTTACCGTGCTTGGCTTTGTCTACGGTGAAGAGAAAATCCTTGGCCTGATTGTCAACAACACTGCTGACACTTGGCTCCACCTTGTCCTTACCGCAGCCCTGCTTGCAGTTGGCTTTGGTATGAGCGACAGCGGCGACAAGGCAACTGCCTAAGGCAACCTTCCGCCACAAAGAAACCCCGCCGAAAGGCGGGGTTTTTGATTATTCGTCACACTGGCGCTGCTGTTCAAAGAAACGGATTGCCCGGGCCATGAATACCTCGTAGGCAGAGCTCTCTCCAAATGGCCCATACCAGAGCTCCATTTCTTCGGACACCACTTCTGCGTCGTCGTCCGAGCCATGCATAACGTTGTTGTGCATATGCTCTTCATCCCGCGCCAGGTAGCGGATGTCCTTGGGCTCTGCCAACTTGGGGTTGGTTGGCCCCAGGAGTGTGCGCAGCTTCTTAGCGGCGCTCATGTCCGAGCGGTTGTAGGCAAGAACCAGCCGATAGACCTGCTGGCCGGCCAAGGCTGCCACCGTCCTAGGGAAGAACTCTGCCTCCCTATGCTCGGCGTAGTGTGCCTCAGCCATCTCCCGTGTCACATCGACCAGGGAGCAGTCGATAACGTGCAACCCTTCTCCCTGCAGCCTTTGAACAAGGCTAGGAAGCAACTCCTTAGCGTGGGGCTTAATGAGCCCAAATCCGACAGACGTTTGCGGTCTATTACTATCCAAGTTCCAATCCTCCAAGCCATCTTTCGATGTAGCCGCACCCTATCAAAAACCCGTCTCTTCTTCAAGAAAAGCCCCTTGCGGGGCTTTCTCCTATTCGTACCGGAGTGCTTCGACCGGGTTCATGCGCGAGGCGCGGATGGCCGGGTACATGCCGGCCAGCATGCCAATGACGGTAGTTACACCAATGACACTGACCCCGAGCCAGAGGGGCACTTGAATGATATCGCCTACCCCTGCACCAGAAAGAAGGTCGGCAGCATAGATGTTAGCCAGCTTCCCTACCCCCACCCCGACGAGCACACCAAACACTCCTCCCCAAAAC
Coding sequences:
- a CDS encoding thermonuclease family protein, encoding MQNRYVSFIIRFSIVSLFLVAIAFGIAPQFAVRPAPLTPSPTPEPLPTTLSVVPAEATEQARVMRVVDGDTVRIEREGEEKVVRLIGINTPESVDPRKPVQCFGKEASLFATGILQDKEIRMSSDESQQDMDRYGRLLRYIYLLDGTFVNEKLIREGYAQEYTYDRPYVFQAAFRQAQKEAQQANVGLWSGCAAAPTAIPD
- a CDS encoding DUF4383 domain-containing protein; this translates as MHKKLAMIFGAIFTLVGILGFIPGVTNDNMLLGIFHVDTLHNLFHLVTGLIGLYLGTSSEGGSKSWFQIFGIIYALLTVLGFVYGEEKILGLIVNNTADTWLHLVLTAALLAVGFGMSDSGDKATA
- a CDS encoding nucleoside-diphosphate kinase, with protein sequence MDSNRPQTSVGFGLIKPHAKELLPSLVQRLQGEGLHVIDCSLVDVTREMAEAHYAEHREAEFFPRTVAALAGQQVYRLVLAYNRSDMSAAKKLRTLLGPTNPKLAEPKDIRYLARDEEHMHNNVMHGSDDDAEVVSEEMELWYGPFGESSAYEVFMARAIRFFEQQRQCDE